The Kiritimatiellia bacterium genome segment CGCGCTGCGGGATTCCCCGGACTGGCCGGCCGGCTACGCGGTGGAATACGGCGGCGAGGACGCGGACAGCGCGGAGGCGCAGGCGTCCATCTCGGCGGGCCTGCCCCTGGCCATGGGCTTGCTGGTGCTGATCCTCGTCGCCCAGTTCAACTCCATCCGCCGCCCGCTTATCATCGTCCTGACCATCCCGCCGGTCCTGATCGGCGTGGTGCCGGGGCTGCTGCTGACCGCGGCCCCCTTCGGCTTCATGGCCTTCCTGGGGCTGATCAGCCTGGCGGGCGTCGTGGTGAACAACGCCATCATGCTGATCGACCGGATGGAGATCGAGAAAGGGCTGGGGCAGGGCCTGGAGGACGCCATCGTCGTCTCCGCCCAGCGCCGGCTGCGCCCGATCCTGATGACGGCCATCACGACCATCGTGGGGCTGGCGCCGCTCTCCCTGCAGGGCGGCGAGATGTGGCGGCCGATGGCCAACACCATCATGTTCGGCCTGGCGATCGCCACCGTCTTGAGCCTCGTCCTGTGCCCGGTGCTCTACTCCTATTTCTTCCGCGCGCGGTTCAAGGGGTATGCCTGGACACCGGCGGCTCTGGAGAAGACCAAGGAATAGGCTCGCCGCGACGCCGCGGGATGCTACTCTGCCGGCATGGTCACCGCGCTGGTCTATGAGCGATCCGTGCCGCGCTACCTGCTGGCCCGCTTGCTGGGCCGGCTCTGGCCCCGCCGCTTTTTCCCTGCGCTGGCCCCTTTGCGGCTGGCCGCGTACGAGCCGAAAGCCCCGGCGGGCTGGATCCGGCTCCGTGCCCGGCTCTGCGGAATCTGCGGCTCTGATCTCCAGCTTCTCCGAGGAGACGAATCCTTCCTCATGGAGCCGTACGCGTCCTTCCCGTTCGTGCCCGGCCACGAAATCGCGGCCGAGGTCGTCGAGGCGCCCGCCGGCGCGGAGTGGAAACCCGGGGACCGGGTCGCCGTCGAACCCGTGCTCTGCTGCGAAGTGCGCGGCCTGCCGCCCTGCCCCGCCTGCGCCCGCGGGGAGTACCACCTCTGCGACAACTTCACGCGCGGCAACTTGCCGCCGGGAATCTCATTGGGCTACACGGCCGGGCCCGGCGGGGGGATGGCGGAAGAATTCTTCGCCCACCCGCGCCAGCTCGTGCGGCTGCCGGATGCGCTGGACGATAAAATGGCCGTACTGACCGATTCCCTCGCCTGCGCCCTGCAGGCGGTCCTGCCTCGCTTCCCCGCCGACGACCAATCCGTGATCGTCTACGGGGCGGGCATCCTGGGCCAGCATATCGTCCGCCTGCTGCGGGCCCTGGGCTCTCGGGCGCGCGTGTTCGTGATCGCGCGGCACGAGTTCCAGAAAGCCGCGGCGATCGCCGGCGGGGCGACCGAAGCGCTGCGGGCGCCCTCCCGCCGCGAACTGGCGGAACGGCTCGGCGGCCGATTCCTGCCCACGACGCTGGGCGGCGGCGCGGTCGAAGGGCAAGCGGACCTGTTTTTCGACTGCGTGGGCACCGCCGCCTCGATCCAGGAGGGCTTGCTGCAACTCAAACCGCGCGGGCAACTGGTACTCATCGCCTCCTCGGCCGGGCTGCGCTCGCTGGACGTGTCGCCGATCTGGTTCCGCGAGATTCGAATCACCGGTTCCGCCCTCTGCGGCCTCACCGAGTTTCGCGGCGAAACGCGGCGCACGTACGACCGCGCGACGGAACTTCTGGCAGGCCGGCCGGGCCCCTGGCGTGAACTGGTGACGCATGTGTTCCCCCTGCGAAAGTACGCGGACGCCTTCCGCGCGGCCTTCGACAAGCGACGATTCCACAGTATGAAGGTGGCGTTGGATTCCCGGGCATGAGTTCCGCCCAACCCAGCGGCCGCCGGTTCGATCCCTGGCTGCTCCTGATCCTGGCCGCGGCGGCCTTCCTGCTGTTTTACCGCCTCGATCACCGCCCGTTCTGGCAGGACGAGGCGGAGACCGCGTGCCTCGCCCGCAACGTCCTGCGGTTCGGGCTGCCGCTCGCCTTCGACGGCGTGAACCTGGTCTCGCAAGAGGAGAACCGCGAGTTCGGCCCGGATCATGTCTGGCGCTGGTCGCCCTGGCTGCAGATCCTGATCATGGCCGGCTCATTCCGCCTCGGCGGCGAGACGACGCTGGCCGGGCGCCTGCCCTTCGCCCTGTGCGGCTGGCTCACGCTCTGGCTGCTCTACCGATGGGTACGCCGCGAATCCGGCGACGCGGCCTGGGCGAGGTTGAGCGCGGCGCTGCTGGCGCTCTCGGTCCCCTTCCTGCTTTTCGCCCGGCAGGGCCGGTACACGGGCCCGGCGATGCTGCTCACGATGCTTATCGTCCCGGCCTTCTTCCAGCCCTCCGGGGGCCGTCTCGCCGCCGGCGTGGCGGCGCTCGGGGCGCTGTTCCACCTGAACTACATCGTCTTCGCCGCCCTGCTCGGCGGGCTGATCCCCGTTGTCTGGCTTGAGCGGAAAAAATGGACCGCCCTTCAGTTGGCCCTCTCGGCTGCCGGATTGCTTCTGCTGATCGCGCCCGGGTTCTGGTGGTACCGCATCGGCTCGCGCGCGGGGTTGATGGACTGGGGCGGCATGCCCCTCCGCCTTCTTCGGAATGCGACCGCGCTGCTTCAATTCGTCGTGCCCCTGCCGTTCGTCGCCTTCCTGCTCTATCGATGGAGAAAAGAACCGCTCGCCGGCGAGGCGCTGGCGCGCCGGCTGCTGCTGCTCATCGGCGGCGGTCTCGCGGCGGCCAGCCTCGCGCCCCGCGAGTACTTCCGCTATCTCGTTCCCCTCCTCCCGCTCGGCACCGTCGTCAGCGCCTGGGCCGTGCGGACCGCGTGGGCTTCGCATCGGATCGTCGCGGTCTCGCTGGGCGGCCTGCTGGCCTTCACCAACTGGGTGCACCTTGTGCCGATGCAGTGGCTGGGGATATCCTTCCGCCCATGGCACAACGACGCGAACATGCTGACACATCCCAATTTTCCGCCGAAGCTGTTCCTCGCCGAACTGCGCCGGGGCTATCCGGACGTCAACGCCGCGCTGATCGCATTTCTGGACCGCGAGGCCCGGCCGGGCGACACGGTGCTGGCGACGTACGGCGACCTGCCCCTCCAGTTCTACACGGCCTGCCGCATAGTCGGCGGCCTGCAGGGCCCGCCGCCGATACCCGTCGAGAAGCCCGACTGGGTGATCGTGCGCCGGCGCACTTTCCTGACCCGCGACAACGACCTGCCCGCCGCCCGCCGGCAGGCCGACGCCCTGGACCTGGCGCGGGACTACGACGAGATCGCGTTGCCCGCGCCGGACGAGCCGTTCGGTAACCGGCCGGACCCTTATCACCACCATTTCATCCCGCCGCGTGAACCCTACAAGCCGGCGATCGTCTACCGGAGAAAGGGCCCATGAAACGGGAAGGACTGTTGCTCGGAGCCGGCCTGATCCTGCTGGCCCTGTGCGGGGCGGCGCAAACCCCCGAGATCACCCGCAGGCTCCATCCCGCCGGATTCATTGCCGGCGAGTTGAACCGGCTCGAGCGCGAGCGGGTCCGGGTGCGGGATTCGTTCATGGTCCTCCCGCAGACGGAAGGCCGCGACCGGCGTCTCGAAGAAGACCTGGCCGAACTCGACCGAATGCAGGAACGACTCTATTCCCATGCGCCGTGACGCGCGAGCCGCAAAGGCAGCGGCGTGAGCAGGGAATGCCCGAGCGACCGTAATCCTTACGCGCGGATTCCGGGTTCGCCTGCCCCCTTCACAGGAGCGGTGGAATCGGGTAGATTTCAACCATGTTTGACGTGGGGCCCTACATGGCCGCGCACCGCGCGCGGATCGACAAGGAGCTGGACCGGTACCTGCCGCCGGCCAACACGCGGCCCGCCGTGCTTCACGAGGCCATGCGGTACAGCGTATTCGCGGGCGGCAAACGGCTGCGGCCGATTCTCTGCGTGGCCGCCTGCGAGGCCGTATGCGGCTCCGCCGAGCCCGCGTGGCTCCCCGCGTCGGCCCTCGAGCTGCTCCACACCTACACGCTGATCCACGACGATCTGCCCGCGATGGACAACGACACGCTCCGGCGCGGCAAGCCGACCTGCCACGTGCAATACGGCGAGGCCAACGCCATTCTCGCCGGGGACGCGCTGCTGACGATGGCCTTCGAGTGGATGGCGCGCAGCCTGCCGCCGCCGCCTTACCAGCCGGGACACTACGTGCTCGAACTGGCGGAGGCCGCGGGCAGCATCGGCGTCATCGGCGGGCAGGTCGAGGACCTGGCCGCCGAGGGCCAGCCGGCGACCGCCGCCCTGGTCGAGCACATTCACCAGCGCAAGACCGGCGCGCTGATCCGGGCCTCGCTGCGGATCGGGGCGGCCGCGGGCGGAGCCGGCGAGGAAGAGTTCATGGCCCTGACCCAATACGGAGAAGACCTCGGGCTCGCCTACCAGATCACCGATGACATCCTGGACGCGACCGCCACCACGGAGGCGCTGGGCAAGACCGCCGGCAGCGACCGGCAGCGCAAGAAATGCACGTGGGTCGCGGTGCACGGGCTGGAGAGCGCATGGAACAAGGCCCAGACCCTGGCCGCGCGCGCCGCGGAGGCCCTCAAGCTGCTCCATCGCAAGGCCGAGACCCTCAAGGCGCTCGCCCACTTTCTGGTCAACCGGGATTCCTGATAGCCATCCGGCGATGCACCAAGCCGTGCGTTTATGCGGCATCGCCTCGATAAACACATACAGGGGGCACTGTCATTCGCTCACGAGAGGCGATGCCCATGCCGCTCGATCCCTAGGCCATACTTTGTAAAGTATGGCCTAGGCACCCCATGTCTCGGCACGTGTTGTATCTCCGCATCCGCTTTATGGCAGGATAGTTACGTCATGTTCAGGCATGCTTTTTTGTGAAAACTAGCTGCGCCTGACCCTAGGCCATACTTTGCAAAGTATGGCCTAGGGTGATGTCCCGAAAAGAACCTGGCTCTAATCGTGTCGCGCGGCTGGCCCGGTGGGAGCGGCAGGTTGTGAAGCGCCGCGCAGGGTCCAGCCTTCCAACCTCTTGTTCACCCGCGAGACAGGCTCGCGGGGCCCTCTCCGTGCATGAGGACCTCCGGGACACGAGGCCTGGATGAATTCACCATCACAGACAAGAAGGGCCGCCTGATGGGACTCATACCAAATCCGGGTGAATGCGGGTAGATTTCGGGCTCGCAGGAGCTCGCCCCTCCATGATTCCTGCCACTGGAGGGCGGAGCTCTGCGACGCCGTTCGTACCGCCTCTCACCCGTACCTGGTATCAAGGGCGTGCATGTCGTCCAGGAGCGATCGGGTTCGAAAAGCCCCCAAGCCGGGGCCAGAGCCGGCACGCCTATGCGGAAAGTTCCGCGACGCCCAGGGCCGCCGTCAGAAGATAACGGTCTTGTTGTTGTAGACGAGGACCTTTTTCTGGAGATGCCACAACACCGCCCGGGCCAGCACGATTTTCTCCAGATCCTGGCCCTGCCGCACGAGATCCGCGACCGTCTGCCGGTGCGAGACGCGCACGACGTCCTGCTCGATGATCGGCCCCTCGTCGAGGCGCTCCGTCACGTAGTGGGCCGTGGCGCCAACGATCTTCACGCCGCGCGCGTGCGCCGAGTGGTACGGCTTCGCACCCGGGAACGCCGGGAGGAAGGAGTGATGAATGTTGATGATCCGGTTCGGGAACCGCCGCACGAATTCGCCGGACAGGATCTGCATGTAGCGGGCCAGCACGACAGTGTCCACCCGCTCCGCCTCCAGGAGCCGCAGTTCCTGCTCCTCCAGCGCCGCCCGGCTGTCCTTGTTCACGGGCACGAGGTGGAACGGGATGCCGAAGCGCTCGGCCGCCGGCCGCAGGTCGGAATGGTTGCCGATGACCAGCGGAATGTCCGCGTCCAGTTCGCCGGCCTCGTGGCGCGCGAGCAGGTCGTAGAGGCAATGGGATTGGGTCGAGACGAAGATCGCCACGCGCGGCCGCCGGTCGGAAAAGAACAGCTGCCAGTCCATGCGCCGCGGCGCGGCGAGCCGCGCCAAGGCCTCGCCCAGCCGCTCGCGGGGGATCCGGAACCCCTCCAGTTCCCATTCCACCCGGGCAAAAAAAACGTTCTGCTCGACATCCACATGCTGATCGAGATGCAGTATATTGCCGTTCTCGGCGGCGATGAATCCCGACAGGGCGGCCACGATGCCCCGCTGGTCGGGGCAGGAAATCAGCAGAATGGCGGTGTTCGGATTCATGATATGTTGTTATTTTAGTCCAACGGGTACGACCTGCAAGGAGCAATGCGCATGAGCACGGCGGATATCGGCTTGATCGGGCTGGCGGTAATGGGCGAGAACCTGATCCTGAACATGGAGAGCCGCGGCTTCACCGTCGCCTGCTACAACCGGACCGCCGCCCGGGTCGAGGCCTTCGTGCAGGGCCGCGCCCGGGGGAAAAAGATCGTCGGCTGCGTCACGCTCGCGGACTTCTGCCGCGCCCTGCGCCGGCCCCGCAAGGTGATGCTGATGATCAAGGCCGGCGCGGCGGTGGACCAGCAGATCGAGGCGCTGCTCCCCCTGCTGGAG includes the following:
- a CDS encoding zinc-binding dehydrogenase; the encoded protein is MVTALVYERSVPRYLLARLLGRLWPRRFFPALAPLRLAAYEPKAPAGWIRLRARLCGICGSDLQLLRGDESFLMEPYASFPFVPGHEIAAEVVEAPAGAEWKPGDRVAVEPVLCCEVRGLPPCPACARGEYHLCDNFTRGNLPPGISLGYTAGPGGGMAEEFFAHPRQLVRLPDALDDKMAVLTDSLACALQAVLPRFPADDQSVIVYGAGILGQHIVRLLRALGSRARVFVIARHEFQKAAAIAGGATEALRAPSRRELAERLGGRFLPTTLGGGAVEGQADLFFDCVGTAASIQEGLLQLKPRGQLVLIASSAGLRSLDVSPIWFREIRITGSALCGLTEFRGETRRTYDRATELLAGRPGPWRELVTHVFPLRKYADAFRAAFDKRRFHSMKVALDSRA
- a CDS encoding glycosyltransferase family 39 protein, whose product is MSSAQPSGRRFDPWLLLILAAAAFLLFYRLDHRPFWQDEAETACLARNVLRFGLPLAFDGVNLVSQEENREFGPDHVWRWSPWLQILIMAGSFRLGGETTLAGRLPFALCGWLTLWLLYRWVRRESGDAAWARLSAALLALSVPFLLFARQGRYTGPAMLLTMLIVPAFFQPSGGRLAAGVAALGALFHLNYIVFAALLGGLIPVVWLERKKWTALQLALSAAGLLLLIAPGFWWYRIGSRAGLMDWGGMPLRLLRNATALLQFVVPLPFVAFLLYRWRKEPLAGEALARRLLLLIGGGLAAASLAPREYFRYLVPLLPLGTVVSAWAVRTAWASHRIVAVSLGGLLAFTNWVHLVPMQWLGISFRPWHNDANMLTHPNFPPKLFLAELRRGYPDVNAALIAFLDREARPGDTVLATYGDLPLQFYTACRIVGGLQGPPPIPVEKPDWVIVRRRTFLTRDNDLPAARRQADALDLARDYDEIALPAPDEPFGNRPDPYHHHFIPPREPYKPAIVYRRKGP
- a CDS encoding polyprenyl synthetase family protein, which produces MAAHRARIDKELDRYLPPANTRPAVLHEAMRYSVFAGGKRLRPILCVAACEAVCGSAEPAWLPASALELLHTYTLIHDDLPAMDNDTLRRGKPTCHVQYGEANAILAGDALLTMAFEWMARSLPPPPYQPGHYVLELAEAAGSIGVIGGQVEDLAAEGQPATAALVEHIHQRKTGALIRASLRIGAAAGGAGEEEFMALTQYGEDLGLAYQITDDILDATATTEALGKTAGSDRQRKKCTWVAVHGLESAWNKAQTLAARAAEALKLLHRKAETLKALAHFLVNRDS
- the purU gene encoding formyltetrahydrofolate deformylase — encoded protein: MNPNTAILLISCPDQRGIVAALSGFIAAENGNILHLDQHVDVEQNVFFARVEWELEGFRIPRERLGEALARLAAPRRMDWQLFFSDRRPRVAIFVSTQSHCLYDLLARHEAGELDADIPLVIGNHSDLRPAAERFGIPFHLVPVNKDSRAALEEQELRLLEAERVDTVVLARYMQILSGEFVRRFPNRIINIHHSFLPAFPGAKPYHSAHARGVKIVGATAHYVTERLDEGPIIEQDVVRVSHRQTVADLVRQGQDLEKIVLARAVLWHLQKKVLVYNNKTVIF